The genomic DNA ttggtaaagctacaatgactgtaagttgtagttaatagtcttattaaactctcattgcatttgaacttaaatgtttttgacatcatcaaatctattaacttgtatatttatgcacaatttaaaagttgggggagattgttagatatatttgagatgtcatgtctaatatgtttcatgtttagttttcagatcttaacaaacaggaaatatcagtacttactggaatcagtacttactggaatcagtacttactggaagtcagaacttaaggatatcataccttaggttatcagaagataaatatcagaagatagatatcagaacttaagtacgggaggacttacagttaaggaaggaagctgatttacaggaaagaagatcgagactaatacaaaagatgatatgcatggaaagagttagaagataagaagacttgtataagatatctgattgatatattttaggagacagaattatattccatattaattagaagttatcttgtaactgtgtactatataaacacaaacataggtttacactatatgtgttatcattatcgagaagatcatacattgtaacctagcagctctcgtgatatttgttcatcactgagagagaacagttccattgtaacagagtttattatattgaatatatatgtttactgttacttgtgttcgaaatcgatttgattgtattaaacactgtattcaacccccttctacagtgttgtgtgacctaacagtataTTTGATCCAATTCAATATGTTCATGTTGCTTGTTGCTAATGAAAAACTTTTTCTCAATGTGAGTTGCATCTCCAATATTTTCAAACTCATTTGAGATATCCACAAGTTGACCAGCTATGAGTTCTGCATAGTCAATATAATCTGCAATCATTTCGCCATCCATTTCAGTAAGTGAACTTGATGTTGCAACTTCAGATTGCACGGCTTCAATGCACACATAATCACTTGGTGTTCCACTCCTGGGTGACGTAATAGTGTCTTGGGCATTACTTTCTCCGATTGTCAAACATAGAGGATATCTTGTAAAGTCTGGTTCTCTTTTCTTCAACTCAATATAAAACATAAGTTGACAATCATTAGCAATATCAAATGGAGGATAACTATCTCTAACTTGATACTCGATTTTTGTTATAGATGATTTTGGAGACAACATCAGTTCATTGAGAATAAGTCCTAGCAAGTTATTATAAGTGCAGTTGTTTGGAATCAACAATCCGCAGACCTTATAGTTGATGTACTTCTGATTTTCATTCCATTGGCCACCATGTTGTATTATGACCGCGATATTTTCCATTTATCCTTCAGAAAATAATACCAAAAATCAATAGCCAATTGCAACTACAATCAACCAAATTCaacaatataaaataaataatgtATTTCATAATTGTCTCGTGTGTGCATAAAGAATTATAATGTTGATTAAACATTAGCAACACTATATGCAACTTAACATCCTAATATCCAACCTTCTGATCAACTTAATCAATTTCAACAATGATCCTTCTAAAAGCCTCCAAAAATATTTCTAAATCATGATTGCAACTTCAATGAGTGCCCCTGCGGGGCCACCTAACCAAAAGCAACTAAGTCAGCAACTAAATCAACTTTAGAAACCTCAATTGCAACTGAAATCAACCGATTTACAACTAGCAACTAAATACAACAATGGACAATAAAATTCAATAGCAACTAAATACAACAATGATGAATCTAATCAAAATAAACTTCAATTGCAACTTAGAATAACATTcgaataaatatatatacaacACAAACTTATGAAATCAACAACATCTACAAAACTATTGTAATCTCAAAACTGAAAATCATACTGAAATATGAAATCGTAAGCAATACATAACTTGAATCTATAAATCAAATCAAATCTACAAAATCGAATTAACTAAATGCAACTAGAattgaaattttaaaaaccgAGATTATACCTTGTTAAAACGTTTAGATGCTAGTTGATGACGACGGAGGGTTAGTGGGGCTCAAATGGAAATAACATATTTTTGAAAATGGAGAGAGAAAGAAGGTATATTTGTAAATAAAATTTATCTTTACATTATTTgtgaaatatatatataacatatatatgtataaaaaAGCCCTTAAAATTACTATAAAATGTagttatattatttatttttaaaaccaCCTTTTTATACAAATTTGGACATCATATCTTTATTAagaagttttttttttaaaaaaaaataggcAACTACATTTTATAAGAGCATTAAAAGTGTATGACGAGCCCCCTTCCTTCACTGTTAAAAAATGGGTTGGACGGAAGGAGTATGTATCATTTATCTGAGTTAAGCTAGAGTATACTATTGATgaatttaaacaaaattaaaattaaactagtTATAATTAATTGAATGTGGTTAGTATAATATGTCTCCGGGGTCTCgggataaaataaaattaaaatcaaattaaatgTAATTCACATGGTGTTAACCCAGGGTAAAATTTATTGTTTAACTGAAAAAATTATTATCTTTCATTAATACACGGAGAATATCAATAATACTTTATATTTCAATTAggaatattataatttttttaatttaaataccTTTAAATAAAAATATCATACAAACATGTGTGTatgtataattattattaaattactacgaattatttttaatattacgtaattttttgaatttaatttgaagtaaaaaatttgagttatgaaacttatttatttgaaattttaataatgTGATTTGATAATACTTATTAATATAAACATATGTGTATAAGTTAGTGAACCTACAGTTTTAAAAATAATGTAATgaatgaaatttatatttttattcatatttatagGTGTGTTTATTAAAATTTgttatatttaattaaaaggtAAATTTTAGCTGAAATCAATAGTATACGAATTGTCATTATCCTGTTAACCGAtcaaatccaactaactatattCAAATTTATGTTAGTTTAATATGTTTAAACTCGAATCAATGATAAAATTTTATGTGTCAATGACAAAAAAAAAACATGTTAGCTTGAAACTCGTTATATCAACCAAATTCAGTTAATTATActtattattttgtttaattttattttagctcggagtgtttattattttattttagaccaaatggataatatatattattttattttagtttgatgacattatatcgaccccatgaattttatttcaattttttattttgttatagtctgatccaataatataatatttttagtggaatcaataatatttattatattgtTTTAGCTCGATCCTTCAAATCCAACTAacaatatataatttttttaattttaatttaaaattggattaataatataattttgtttagcccgACCGGATGAATTctatatattatttttgttttaacaAAAATCATTAAACATATTATAATTTTGTTatgaatatttatctatttatgaaaatattttattttaagtATTACTATAATTACGGTGATCAGACCGACTACCAACGAAAATTTCATTGTTTCGTCATTAATAGTATGGATATCTTTTAAAAATGTTGGATAAATAAATTATACATCTTAAAAAttctaatttaatttttatttaaaaattaaataaaaaaaatctgtGCATGACATAAGTTCTAAACTAGTTAATCGTATGCTAGGACCAAAATTTAtcatttaaattaaaaaaataattatatttgggaAAAACACGTGgaaataacaataataataatttaaaacGGCGTCGGTTTATCGCTGCcctataaataataaatttatttttaatattgtATCCTAACTGATTAAAAAAACCAAGAGAGCTCATCACCAAAAACACACACTAAAAACACACACAAAACAAAAAAAGTCTCCGATGCCGGATCTCCACCCACACTCACCACACTCCCCAACCCCACGCAAACCCACCGACTTATTCGGCGATCCAATCGACTCGCATCCTCCATGGTTCAAACAATCCTCCTTTCTCGACCCTAATTTCGACCCGGAATCCTACATTTCGGATCTCCGCACTTTCGTCCCCTTCGATACTCTCCGATCCGAGCTCCGATCTCATCTCGCCTCTCTCAAACACGAACTCGTTGATTTAATCAACCGCGATTACGCCGATTTCGTCAATTTGAGTACCAAATTGGTCGATGTTGATGCGTCGGTTGTGCGAATGCGAGCGCCGTTGAATGAATTGAGAGAGAAGATTGTTGTGTTTCGTGCCGCTGTCGATGAGTCGTTGGTGAGGTTGAGGAGTGGGTTGGAGCAACGTGCGGAGGCGCAGGGGGCGAGAGAGGTTTTGGAAGTATTGCTTGATACGTTTCATGTCGTATCGAAGGTGAGTTTGTGGTTAAGTTTTGGTTTTTATGGGTTTACGGGGTTTGGTAATGTGGAATTGGAGTAATGTATAGTTGAAATTTAGTGTTTTTGTGGAAATATGGTGATTAATTTAATTTTTGTTTGGAATGTGGGGAAGTATAACTTTACGGGTTTGTGAATTGGTGTTTTAGATGTGTTTTGGAGCAATGTAGTCGTTAGGAAATAAGAATGAGTTGTTTTAAAAGGAATACGCATTGGTTGAGTAGGTTTAAGGTGACTTTTATGATTAGTTATATAATTGGCTACCGATTGTTGTACTTGAACTTTGTGTTCTAATATTTTATGATTAGAGTGCAATGTACTTGGAAGTGTTGATTTTCTTTTGAAGGCTAAAAGGAGATTGTAAAAGGAGGAAGTCTAAATTTTATTTGGTGATTTTCGTGTTTTGGTGATAATCTGGCAACAAGTTTTGGATGTAGTGTAATATCGTTGTAATTTATAAGTTTAGATTATCATGCACTTTCATTATTTGCTCTTTACACCCCTAAGCACTTTGAATTCCATGTAAGTGTAAGACCGGGAAAATCCTAGGAAAAAGTATAGAGTCATAGCCCTTTTTCAGTCACTTATTTCTTATTTATTCTCTTTAATATCTAATCCAACACCGTCTCTTTCTGGGTATGAACCTTGTATCAAACCAATGTCAAGCCTCTGCTGCTAATGTCCACTCTGCTGGCCTGCAGAAACCATTGCGTATGATGGGAAAGTCATCTAATACATCTCGTAATTTTATAAAAGCCCTTGATTAGGTTATTAATTGGAGATTGCAGCCACACAGGATTGACAAACTGTGGTTGATGAGGTAGCTTGCACTCTGTTCGGGTTCGAAAGTTTCTGTTGTATATAACAAATTAAGCAAGCAAAGGAATTTCCAATTTATAATTTTGTTTCTGACAAAAAAAAGAAGATAGGTAAAATACCTAGGGTTTTAGAGAGAAGACAACAAAGAGGAGTAAGGTTTACTCATATGGATCAATGCATCAATGACTCATAAGATGGCAACAGCGTAATAAATAACTAGATGACCATACACATTTTGTTCCATTTTTAAAGTTGCTCCGCAGGTGGTGGAAGTGAAAATGTGGTATTTAAGTGCGATAATGGTAAACTGCTTAAACATAAAGTGCATTTTTTTGCTaaatataaagtgcattttaatCTTTAGAGAGTAATTTATTCTGCTTCAAAAGTTCACGAGGCCTCTTGTAGGTAGCATTATGGCGCCTAGTTGGCAGTGAGTTTTGGAAAGTTCTGAAAATTTTAGTTTACTGAATGCAGGTTGAAAAATTAATTAAGGAGCTTCCTAGTTTGCCTGCTGATTGGTCCAGTGGAGATGTAAATCCAGTAGATAAGGGTCATTTGAGCAACGGGATACCTTTGCAACATGGAGAAAGTGGAACAAATCTCAGAGATACTCAAAGCATGCTATTGGAAAGAATTGCCAGTGAAATGAATAGGCTTAAGTTTTACATGACTCATGCTCAGGTCTATCTTGTTCTTTATTTTTTTCCACAGAGTGCACCACAATTCTCTGAATTTACTTACTGCCTTGCATATCCATTGTTATCTTTAATTTTATCAATTTATTATTCACATTATTATTCATTTATCTATATATCTTTTCATTGTTTTGCATTTGATCCATCTTTAAATAAGCATTACAGCATTATTATGATTTATGACATGCTATAGTAATATACTAGTGACATTTAAATATATGCTTTACATCTTATGCATTTTCTTCATCTAATATGGCAGTACAGAACCTACCTTTCATTCACAACATGGAGAAGAGGATTCAGAGTGCTCTCTTGTTACTTGATGCAAGTTTGGGTCACTGTTTTATAGAGGCACTGGAACACAGAGATGATAATGCAATATACAATTGCTTGCGGGCATATGCTGCTATTGATAATACTTCTAATGCAGAAGAAATATTTCGCTCCACAATTGTAGCGCCACAGGTGAAAAAGTTTATTACACATAATGTGTCAGAACTGAGTGCTGAGACATCTGGAGATGAACTCGAGGCGGATTACATGAAGATAAATCAGTTTATCGAGGAAGACTGTAAATTCCTTCTGGAAATTTCATCCAGAGGTATGGCATTCACCACTTCTATTATATTTCCAACATATTCTGGGACCCGTGTCATCAAAACATACTTTTTATTACAGTTTTATGTCACCCTGACTAAGTTTATCTCCATGGTAACCACAAAGAGAAATTGAAAAAGGAACTGTAATGGAAGGAGTTGAGGTTGCTTTCTAGATATCCTCATAAGATATAAACGAATTTGGCTTTAAACCTACCATTAGACATATTTTCTGTTCCCAAGTTAGATATTTAACTCTCTCTGGCCAAGAACTACTTTCGAACCTTCCTTTATTAATCCCCTTATTAACATAGGATATTCCAGAGGATTGATCATAGGCTGATGGTGTCTTGTTTTCATTATTTTACTGTAGTCTTTAATAGATGAGCAAGATTCGAAGATTTCCTATTGCTGCCTTAGGCCTTTTTACAGAATTTATCTGTGTACATTAGTTATCTGCAATCCATCTAGTTAATATCAGGAATCTTACTCTTACATTCACTGTATATCAATGTAAAATGTCTTGAACTGTACATTCCAAGTTCCATATTTATCATTTTCATGTAGATAAGGGACCATTTAACTAACCTTGGAACGCCTTtctaatattattatttttttaactgAAATGCCTTTGCAAGAGAGGAACTTTTATTTCATTGTATGGTTTGGAATATGTGCAGAAAATTCAGGTCTCCATGTATTCAGCTTTTTAGCTAATTCAATTCTTAAAGAGGTTCTCACGGAGATTCAAAAAGTAAAGCCAGGGGCCTTTTCTCCTGGAAGACCTGCAGAGTTCCTAAAAAATTACAAATCGAGCCTTGAATTTTTGGCCAAACTAGAAGGTATTGGAAAAAATGTGgtgggtatatatatatatatataatctttTTAGTCTGGTACTTGCATACTATTTTGTAATTTGGTAGATTATATTTAATTGATTTGGTTGTAACTTGGTTTTTTGTCATGCAAGGCTATTGTCCGTCCAGATATGCTCTTACCAAATTTCGAGCTGAGGCTGTCTTTGTTGAATTTATGAAGCAGTGGAATATTGGGGTGTATTTCTCTTTGAGGTACTTGATGCATAGTTAGATGGAGTATGACTGGTTGATGCATTAATGTAGGTTTAAATCCTTGTTTTTTCTAATTCAACCGGGGTTCAGCGCCATTTATATATTGGTCTGTAACATGTTTACATGTATAAGTTTCTTTATGCTAAACTGAGAGTCTGGGCTCAGTCATTCTTCTTCATATGCATCAACACTATCATCTTCTGTTATTGGTAGTATTATCATCTTCTTTTATAGGATTGTAAACTACATATAGGTGCATACTGCATACCTTGTATAGTTAATTTATTATTAGACATGTGAGCTCTGAGAGGTTGTCAAATAAATATAGTTGAATGACCGAGGTAGTTGACCTTGATATCCTCAGGTTTCAGGAAATAGCGGGAACATTGGATTCTGCGCTGATGTTGGGCAGTCTTGTCCCTGTTCATAACTCTAATTCTGACCAAGGGGAATCTCATGAGTTGGTTTTAAAGCAAAGTGTTTCCCTTTTGGCTTGCCTGAGAACCTGTTGGAGTGAAGATGTTCTTGTCATAACTTGCTCTGACAAGTTTCTTAAATTATCCTTACAACTTATATCCAGGTTAGTTGATATTTAAATCTGTGAGTTGACGTTTTCGTTTATGGTATCAATTTGCTGTTCAACAAATTTTGATGGCATTATGAATACAGATACTCAAATTGGCTGTCCACTGGACTAGCTGCTAGCAAAGTCCCCAATTCGGGTTCCAACCCTGGTTCTGAATGGGCTGTTTCTGCTGCCCCCGATGATCTTGTTTACGTATGTTCCCTTTTTAGAATCAATTTTGAATTAATCTACATGGCGGAATCGGCAGCTTATGATTTTTTTTGTGCTTGTGTCGCTTATTCTTACTGTCAGTTTTTACCATAAAAATAGGATTGCAATTTGTTTACAGATACATCCATATTTAAGCGATAAACAAGAGCTCCATTAATATTGCAAAACCGAACATGTGTTGTAACTAGTTTATAGGCCACCAGTCCACCTTTCCCTTGAAGATGAGTTTAATTTTGATTTTATCATGCAGGTAATCCATGATGTAAATTGTTTGGCAGAGGAGGTTTGCGGAAATTACCTTGACCATGTACTGGAGGTTCTAAAGTCATGCTCCCCTGAAGTACTTGACCTTGTAAAACAGAGCATATTACATGGTGGAACATCTTTAAAGGATCTAGTACCCCAAGTGATTGATTCAATAACTAAAACGGTGGTGGAAAAGTCTGTGGATGTAAGCAATTTATCCATGCAGAATTTTTACGCAATTAAAATTGGCTGATTTTGCCATCTGATTGTCTGCATATAACAAAACCTCAAGTACTTAAGACTCCCGTGCCACCACTGAGGCTTGAACCCCCTGACCTCTTGTTAGGAATAGAAGAGGGGATATCTACTAGACTGTAATGCTAGGGATTTTATGGAGCTTTAAATGGCCTATTGAGTACTTTTGATTATATTTGATAGTTGCCTTATTTTGATTAGTTATTAACAGAGTCAATTTTGATTATTTAGGTCTTGAAACAAATTAAGGGAATAACTGCAACATACAGGATGACTAATAAGCCTGCTCCTGTTAGACATTCTGTATATGTCTCGGGGATATTGCGCCCGTTGAAGGTTTGTTATATTTCTATATTATCCTCTGTTAAACTGTTATCTTGTCAACATGGGTGTTTTTTTATACTTTGATTTACGAAAacaataaattatattttttgaaaaGGATTACGTACTCGTAAACAAATTGCATCGAAATACAATAATTGTAACAAGGGGtttttttattgaaaaagttaATGATCTAAGATGTCCCTAGAAATTTAGATAATGAAACATTAGTGTCTGAAAAGATACACAGCTATATAAAGTTACAAATCTCAAATTTGGAAATGAAATAGACAATGACGAGTTGATTGTAAGTCGATAGGTTTTGTTGTACTTCGTAACAAGGGCTTTCTTTTAGTGAAAAAGTTAATCATCTAAGATGTCCCTGGAAATTTAGATAATAAAACATAAGTGACGAAAAGAGTCGATATTTTCGCCCGTGAAAACTTTATCTTCTTCTTGGATTGATAACAATTATATAAAGTTACAAATTGCAAATTTGGAAATGAAATAGACAATGACGAGTTGATTGGTAAGTAGATAGGTTTTGTTGTACTGAACTGAAAGGGACTTCTGCCTGGAAAATTAATTGCTTGTCAAATAACATCTGAAGTTCCATTAATCCCACCGATCATGCTATTTCATCATCCTGCCACAATACTTTGACCATCAAACCCACCCGATCCATGCTATTTCATTATCCTGCCTTATACTCTGAAAAATACCTGATTCACAAAATCAACACATAATAAGTCTAagaaaaaaatcaatttttattaatatattgaTATAAATTAAAGGGTAAATATCTAACCAAAGGGATTCTTTTGTTTAGAGTCATTAGACATAAAAGACATCTTATTTGTATAAAATCTCATTTTATGACATATAAGAGCCACATACTTTGGCAATAAATCGGTATTTGCATTTTctttttttggaattaaaatcgGCATTTACATAGAACCACTATATATGGTCAAAAGCCATCGTGCATGGCACTATCCACACGAAAATGTCACAATATATAGTTAAAGCATTAAGTTGTTAAAGATTCAAGTTtctaaattaaaattttcaattaaaataatcattttctaTGGTTAAAATATAACTGTGACGAACTAATAAAACAAGAATGGTAGTATGATCATTGATCTGTTTTGCAGCATTCGCCTGTGTTGAAGCCGTTTCTGTTAATATGTTAGTAGTCGGCAGAACACCTGTTAAGATGATCGGTGTTTCAGCATTTACCTATTGCTGTAAAGAGTGTTAAAAATTTTGTTTTACAACTTGGAAATTCTTTCATATAATTTCTTGGTGTCCTGCATGCAATATAGTAGGCATCTCAGGTATGCTATGTTGCCATTACCGATTGTATGCATTTACAGGATTTTTTGGATGGTGAAAAAGCTTCCAGATATTTATCCAAGGAAGCAAGGAATAAGCTCATAGACCAAGCAACTTCAGATATCACTAGTCAATATCATGGACAAGCTACAGACCTTGTAACCCTGGTTAGTAGGGAAATTACAATTTTTACTAGCCTTAAATTGTCTGCATCCTTGATTCTCCTTTTGATACTTTCGGTGTTCGCATGGACAATTTTGGTCTTTAATGTTCCACTTATCTTGATCAGGCAAGGAAAACAGAGTCTTCACTTCAAAAGATACGACGGGGTGCTCAACGTCAACAAAAGCAACAAAATCGCGGTGGATTGGGCCCAGAGAACTTAGACAATACTGTTTCAGAAACTGATAAAGTTTGTATGCAATTACTTCTTGATATCCAGGTGACTTTTTTTCTGAATTTAATTAAATTATGTTGTTTCCTGGAGGCAAGTGTAAATCAATCAGAACGGTCTGACTGAAGTTATTGGCCTACCTTTATTTTAATGTTAGGAATATGGGCGCAACCTCGCTGCCCTTGGGGTGGAAGCCAGAAATATACAGGACTACTGTAATTTATGGAACTGTGTTGCCACTTCAGAGAGACAAAATGCCATCACGTTTTAACTTGACCAACGAAGTGCTAGTCTGTTCAGTGCACAGAGAAGAGCAGCAGCTGGGACAAACAGAAGTTGGCAGCATGCCTATTTTGGAATGAATCAGATATTAGTATATTTTTTTGTAGATCAGTTATGAAGTGTAATGCAATGGAGTTTTATTCCATTTTACCTGGTCTTTACATTACTGAATTATAGAAATAGAACGATCCCTTCATCTGTTCATTATTTTTGTTCATTATTTTTGCAAGTAAAATAGACGGAATTTGTACCCGAAAATCCTCGAGTATTACAGTAGTAGTATAAATGTCCTGTAATTTTGTTCAACGCTCAAgaatattacaaaaataatataatGTACTTGTGCTTTTTCTGTAAAATTTGATTTCTTTTATATATACTTCTTTCGATATCGCATATAATATTTGGAAAATGCTAAAGACTCCAAATTTTTATACCAAAAAATTCTCAAAAAATCTGATGTGTCATATTAATATTTAGCAGCATTCCTAATAATAATATGTGACCCCGCATATATTTATATGCGCCTACGAATTAAAATCAGTTATTAATCAGCCAAATTATTTGATAAaatttttgggaaaaatatttAGGACTAATCCTAATATTTTTCTGGACAGCAATTACCACCCACCAACAACTATTCCAAAGATATCTGTAGCCATATACATTTTTCAATAGTTTTGAAATTGACCGAGATCGTATAACATATCATCTGTGATGGTATATATTTAGATGGCAGTGAGAACACCTACAAaaaaacatccaaatacatattACAGCAGCTTATCAAGTTTTTAATTCTCTGTCGATGTAAAGCGAAATAATTACTAAAGTCCCATTCATTCTTATTAGTTATTATATCCTTTATATATAATAAGTGTATAATAAGCATAAAAAACTTTTTATCCAAAATTTTGATCTTATACTTCAAAAAAATCTCAAATGTTGATCTGATATAATTAAAATAAACCGTTAAGATTATATCTTATTAGAATAAATATATtcttaataaaataataaataaaaaataattatattgtTTTAATACTATTCATACACCAATTGCAATACGATGTCCCAATATAATACTGAATAAAATATGATTAGAGATTAACCATTAACcaatcataaatataaatatgaaTATAATATGATACAACAATAGATAAAATATGATTAGATATTGTACTGTAATTCAATTTCTCATCTGTCTCTTTCTCAACATATACATATTTGTTGCAACAATAGTACAACAAACTATCAAAATAAAAACAATATTGTAATAACTTCAGAAACAACGATATACATGTACA from Apium graveolens cultivar Ventura chromosome 5, ASM990537v1, whole genome shotgun sequence includes the following:
- the LOC141723769 gene encoding conserved oligomeric Golgi complex subunit 2 → MPDLHPHSPHSPTPRKPTDLFGDPIDSHPPWFKQSSFLDPNFDPESYISDLRTFVPFDTLRSELRSHLASLKHELVDLINRDYADFVNLSTKLVDVDASVVRMRAPLNELREKIVVFRAAVDESLVRLRSGLEQRAEAQGAREVLEVLLDTFHVVSKVEKLIKELPSLPADWSSGDVNPVDKGHLSNGIPLQHGESGTNLRDTQSMLLERIASEMNRLKFYMTHAQNLPFIHNMEKRIQSALLLLDASLGHCFIEALEHRDDNAIYNCLRAYAAIDNTSNAEEIFRSTIVAPQVKKFITHNVSELSAETSGDELEADYMKINQFIEEDCKFLLEISSRENSGLHVFSFLANSILKEVLTEIQKVKPGAFSPGRPAEFLKNYKSSLEFLAKLEGYCPSRYALTKFRAEAVFVEFMKQWNIGVYFSLRFQEIAGTLDSALMLGSLVPVHNSNSDQGESHELVLKQSVSLLACLRTCWSEDVLVITCSDKFLKLSLQLISRYSNWLSTGLAASKVPNSGSNPGSEWAVSAAPDDLVYVIHDVNCLAEEVCGNYLDHVLEVLKSCSPEVLDLVKQSILHGGTSLKDLVPQVIDSITKTVVEKSVDVLKQIKGITATYRMTNKPAPVRHSVYVSGILRPLKDFLDGEKASRYLSKEARNKLIDQATSDITSQYHGQATDLVTLARKTESSLQKIRRGAQRQQKQQNRGGLGPENLDNTVSETDKVCMQLLLDIQEYGRNLAALGVEARNIQDYCNLWNCVATSERQNAITF